GCAATGTTCATTACACTTACTGTCAGAACTATCATGAAGGTTACGATAACCTTTTTTGCTGTGTTTGTAACTTGTGTTTTCATGACGCTATCTCCTATTTTTTAATCTTTTTTTTGTCCGTTTGACCAGCTTTAAACAGGAAACATGCCAAAAACTACATAAATCTAAAAACAAGATACTTACAATACAAAATCATCAAGTATTGGAATAACGGAGGGTTAAAAAATTGAACGGTAAAGAACAAGGCGTGTTCGATTTCGTACACTATTAAAGGAAATAACCTTAGAAGACAAAACTTCTGAAATAACGCCCCCCAAAAACATGTTATAATTCCAAGTTTATCAGACTCTTAATTTTATTCAAGCAAAAAAAGAGGCTGTCCGGATTTGGGACAGCCTCTGCAGAATATTCTGTTTTCGATTATTTACTTTGCTCGAGCTCCAGCGTTTTGGTGGTAGAATCGCAAACTTCAGTCGGACCGAAATACTGGATAGGACCCGGATAAACGTAGCTGGTTTCAACAGCCCATTTTTCGCGGTTTTCCGCCAGTTTCAGGAACGGGGCAGCATCCAGTTCAACCAGCGCTTTCTGAATTACCGGCTTCATGTGTCCGTGACGACGCTCCATGTTCATCATCATGGTAATCGGGACTCCGCCAGCAATCCACTCATCGGCCGGCTTGGTTGTATTCCGTACGGAAGACATGTAACCGGTCTTACCGTTTCCAATCAGAACGGATGCGGTTGAACCGAGTGAGTAGCAATAATCAGCGTCGAAATTTGACGGTGCTGCGCAACGGCCTTCGTAACCGAAGAAGTGGTTTTGAGCAGAGAAACTGCCTCTATAGGAACCTTCTTTCTTCATTTCCGCCAGACGAACATCTACCATCTCAATCAACAGCTTTTCCGTCTCAATTTTCGAAACCTGTACGTTTCCGTGCGGGTCACGATCGAGTGTCAGCTGCTTGGCAATTCCTTCCGGAAGTGAGGCAAACACTTTCGATGAAACTTCACTCAGTTTACCAATAACGTACTCGCGTTTTTCTGCGTCGATAGCCAGCGCTTTGAAATCGTTGGCCGACTGCTGTCCTTCGGCGAGCAAATCATTCAGTTCGGTAATCAGGGTTTTCATTTCCGGAATGAATTCAATCAATCCTTCCGGAACCAGTACAACACCGAAATTGTGATCGTCTTCAGCCCGACGGGCAATCACTTTGGCAATGTAATCAACGATTTCGGCCAGGGTCTGCTCTTTTTCTGCCACCTCTTCCGAAACCAGTGCAATATTAGGCTGTGTCTGCAGAGCACACTCTAATGCGATGTGTGAAGCAGAACGTCCCATCAATTTAATAAAGTGCCAGTATTTTTTTGCCGAATTGGCATCGCGCATGATGTTACCGATGAGCTCGGAATACACTTTAACGGCCGTATCGAAACCAAACGAGGTCTCAATCATCTCGTTTTTCAGGTCACCATCAATGGTTTTCGGACAACCAATCACCTGGATTCCGGTTTCTTTCTGCAAGTAATATTCAGCCAATACACATGCGTTGGTGTTGGAGTCATCGCCACCAATTACAACCAGCGCGTTAATGTTCAATTGCTTGCAAACCTCAACACCTTTATCGAACTGAGACTCTTCTTCAAGCTTGGTACGACCTGAGCCAATGATGTCGAAACCTCCGGTGTTACGATACTCGTCGATAATTTCGTCGGTCAGTTCCATGTATTTGTGGTCGACCAATCCGCCTGGACCACCCAGAAAACCATATAATTTGTTTTCAGGATTCAGTTTCTTCAAACCGTCATAAAGACCAGAGATTACATTATGTCCACCTGGAGCCTGACCACCGGAAAGAATCACTCCGACGTTCATCACCGGAAGAGAACCGGCGTCACCACCTTCTTCGAAGGTAATAAGCGGCATACCGTATGTATTCGGGAAGAGCTTCTGAATTTCTTCCTGATCGGCAACCGATTCGGTTTTCTTTCCTTCGACCACTTTTACAGGTCCTTGTAAAGCTTTGGGTAACTTGGGAGCGTATTTTGATCGCTCAAATTGTAAAGCACTTATAGCCATCCTACTTGATTATTTAGTAACAGGTTAAAACTATCCAAAAAAGCAGCGTAAAATTAACGGATTATCGCTAGTACACCAAAGTCTAAGCCTGAATTGTAGGAAATTTAAAGTTTAGTTTTCATACCAAACAAAGCAAGAGGCCTGCACCAGACCTCTTGTTTAGAATCACTATTTTTTATCTGAAAAATTAGTTGGTAAAGAAATCGAAAACGTTCCCTAATTTACTGCTGGAAACACCATAAAATTCGGTGTAAGAACATTTGGTACAGGTAACCGAAGTAAACTTCCGGCCTTGTACATCAAATATTTTTGACCAGAAACCGCCAGCCACACGAATTTCGCCAACATCGTAGTAACGGTTTCCACATTTTGGGCATACATATTTATTCCTGCTCATTATTTTTTTGATTATCGGTTAATGTTTGATTATTCTTTTTGGCTGGGCTTCTGCCCGCCTTTCTCAACTCGTGATGTAAGAGGTATTCGATCTGTGCGTTGGTGCTACGAAATTCATCCGATGCCCATTTTTCCAACGCATCGTAAGTCTCCGGATCAATCCTGAGCACGAATGATTTTTTCTTAGCCATACAAATTTTTTAATACAACGAGCCAGCATTCAGTACCGGCTGCGCTGCCTCATCTGAACAGAGCACAACCATCAGGTTACTCACCATACTCGCCTTTCGTTCGTCATCCAATTCAATAATGTCCTTTTCCTTTAGCTCATCCAATGCCAGCTTCACCATCCCTACGGCGCCCTCAACTACCTTGGTCCGTGCAGCGACAATTGCTGTTGCCTGTTGGCGACGCAACATGGCACCAGCAATTTCGGAAGCATAAGCCAGGTAATTAATCCGTGCTTCATGGATTTTAATTCCGGCAATGGAAAGACGTTCCATCAATTCTTGCTCCAACAAATCATTCACTTCTTCGCCTCCTCCTCTCAGGGTGATTTCAGCATCCTCATCTTCGAAGTTGTCGTACGGATAATATCCGGCCAGTTTTCGTATGGCGGCCTCACTCTGAATGTCGACAAACTGCTCATAATTATCGACTTCAAAAGCAGCTTTGTAGGTATTTTCAACCTTCCAAACCACGACCACACCAATCATCACCGGATTCCCAATTTTATCATTCACTTTTATCGGATCCGAATCAATATTTCTCGCCCTCAGCGAAATCTTCTCTTTCGTAAAAAACGGATTTGTCCACCAAAAGCCATTCGCTTTGACCGTTCCTTTATAAGCACCAAAAAGTACAAGAACAGCGCTCTCGTTGGGAGCAACAATCAGGAAGCCGGGCATTATCAGAATAAACAACACAATACCAATAATTCCGGGAACCAGCATCAGTCTCGTAAAAGAGAAAACCGACAACGCTAGTATAACCAGGGCGAGTAAGAGATAAAGGTACCCCGACATGGGCTTAAATGATTTTTCCATGATTTTAAGATTTGATTTATGATATCATAAAAATATCACTTTTATTTCATTTTAAATATGGAAAGGGCAAAAAAAAGTCCGCCGAAGCGGACTCTTAAATCGTTTAAAGCGAGATTTAATTAAGGTTGAGTTCTACCTGCTTATCACCTGAACTCAAAACTGTGTATTGCTTAGCAAAGCTTAAAATATTGTCGACGGTTTCCTGGGAAGGGCTGTACTTACAAGATTCTTCTTCGCTTTTTAGATTTTCTTGTTTCATTTCCTTATGCCCTTCAACCTCCGTTTTTTCCTTTGATTCACTTAAATCTGTTTCAAAAAGGAAATCAAAATAAAGAGTAAAAATTTCGTTCATAGGCAAGTTAAAAGTGTTTAATATTATGATTGCTTTGTCTTTAAAACGAAAAGGGATGACATTTTATTGTCATCCCTTTTGAATTTTTTTCTTCTTTTTTTAATCATTACGAAAGCGTCAAATTCAACTGCCGTTCTTCAATCAGTTTTCTCAGGTTAATCAAAGCGTAGCGCATTCTTCCAAGTGCCGTATTTATTGACACTCCACTGTGCTCCGCAATTTCCCGGAAACTGAATCCAAGATAGTGACGCATGATGACAACCTGCCGCTGATCGTCAGGCAATTCATCGATCAAGTGACGAACTTCGCGAAAAATTTGTTCGCTTACCAGGTCATCCTCAATGTTCATGTCGGAGAATTTCGGACTATTAAAGATATCCACTTCTGACTCGTCATTCGATACAGTACTCAGGTGCTTCTCTTTCCTGAAGTAATCGATAATCAAATTGTGAGCAATACGGATAGCCCAGGATACGAATTTACCGTTTTCGGTATACCGTCCTTTTTTTAGCGATTGAATAACTTTGA
This Prolixibacter sp. NT017 DNA region includes the following protein-coding sequences:
- a CDS encoding zinc ribbon domain-containing protein, producing the protein MSRNKYVCPKCGNRYYDVGEIRVAGGFWSKIFDVQGRKFTSVTCTKCSYTEFYGVSSSKLGNVFDFFTN
- a CDS encoding diphosphate--fructose-6-phosphate 1-phosphotransferase gives rise to the protein MAISALQFERSKYAPKLPKALQGPVKVVEGKKTESVADQEEIQKLFPNTYGMPLITFEEGGDAGSLPVMNVGVILSGGQAPGGHNVISGLYDGLKKLNPENKLYGFLGGPGGLVDHKYMELTDEIIDEYRNTGGFDIIGSGRTKLEEESQFDKGVEVCKQLNINALVVIGGDDSNTNACVLAEYYLQKETGIQVIGCPKTIDGDLKNEMIETSFGFDTAVKVYSELIGNIMRDANSAKKYWHFIKLMGRSASHIALECALQTQPNIALVSEEVAEKEQTLAEIVDYIAKVIARRAEDDHNFGVVLVPEGLIEFIPEMKTLITELNDLLAEGQQSANDFKALAIDAEKREYVIGKLSEVSSKVFASLPEGIAKQLTLDRDPHGNVQVSKIETEKLLIEMVDVRLAEMKKEGSYRGSFSAQNHFFGYEGRCAAPSNFDADYCYSLGSTASVLIGNGKTGYMSSVRNTTKPADEWIAGGVPITMMMNMERRHGHMKPVIQKALVELDAAPFLKLAENREKWAVETSYVYPGPIQYFGPTEVCDSTTKTLELEQSK
- a CDS encoding SPFH domain-containing protein; translated protein: MEKSFKPMSGYLYLLLALVILALSVFSFTRLMLVPGIIGIVLFILIMPGFLIVAPNESAVLVLFGAYKGTVKANGFWWTNPFFTKEKISLRARNIDSDPIKVNDKIGNPVMIGVVVVWKVENTYKAAFEVDNYEQFVDIQSEAAIRKLAGYYPYDNFEDEDAEITLRGGGEEVNDLLEQELMERLSIAGIKIHEARINYLAYASEIAGAMLRRQQATAIVAARTKVVEGAVGMVKLALDELKEKDIIELDDERKASMVSNLMVVLCSDEAAQPVLNAGSLY
- a CDS encoding RNA polymerase sigma factor, which codes for MVEIKQLDDHALVQKFVEGEHECLEILITRHKNRIYTYIFMIVKNHAVAEDIFQDTFIKVIQSLKKGRYTENGKFVSWAIRIAHNLIIDYFRKEKHLSTVSNDESEVDIFNSPKFSDMNIEDDLVSEQIFREVRHLIDELPDDQRQVVIMRHYLGFSFREIAEHSGVSINTALGRMRYALINLRKLIEERQLNLTLS